From a single Bradyrhizobium sediminis genomic region:
- the pdxA gene encoding 4-hydroxythreonine-4-phosphate dehydrogenase PdxA — MAKPLALTSGEPAGIGPDITIKAWLRRDELKLPAFYLLGDRDYLGLRAKALGLAVPFADVRPEDAPAAFAEALPVVATGHAATARPGHPDDSSAEAALASIRQAVADVAGGRAAAVVTNPIAKSVLYRAGFRHPGHTEFLAELAASGGHTPQPVMMLWSPALAVVPVTIHLSLREAIAQLSSELIVTTARIVVADLKARFGLARPRLAISGLNPHAGEDGSLGVEDQTIVAPAVEILRGEGIEARGPLPADTMFHAAARKTYDCAICMYHDQALIPIKTLAFEDAVNVTLGLPFIRTSPDHGTAFDIAGTGRANPSSLIAALRLAARMAAAQPA, encoded by the coding sequence ATGGCAAAGCCGCTCGCGCTGACCTCAGGCGAACCTGCGGGAATCGGGCCCGACATCACGATCAAGGCGTGGCTGCGCCGCGATGAACTGAAGCTTCCCGCATTCTATCTGCTCGGCGATCGCGACTATCTCGGTCTCCGCGCCAAGGCGCTGGGACTCGCCGTGCCGTTCGCCGACGTCCGGCCCGAGGATGCGCCCGCTGCATTCGCCGAAGCATTGCCCGTCGTCGCTACCGGCCATGCCGCAACGGCGCGGCCGGGCCATCCCGATGACAGCAGTGCGGAGGCGGCGCTGGCCTCCATTCGTCAGGCGGTGGCCGACGTCGCCGGCGGGCGGGCTGCTGCGGTCGTCACCAATCCGATCGCGAAAAGCGTGCTCTACCGCGCCGGGTTCCGGCATCCCGGCCATACCGAATTCCTCGCCGAGCTCGCGGCATCAGGCGGGCATACGCCGCAGCCGGTGATGATGCTGTGGTCGCCCGCCCTCGCCGTCGTGCCGGTGACGATCCATCTTTCGCTGCGCGAGGCGATTGCGCAGCTGTCGAGCGAGCTGATCGTCACCACGGCCCGCATCGTGGTCGCTGATCTGAAAGCCCGCTTCGGCCTCGCTCGTCCGCGTCTTGCGATATCCGGCCTCAATCCCCACGCCGGCGAAGACGGCTCGCTCGGCGTCGAGGACCAGACCATCGTGGCGCCGGCCGTCGAAATCCTGCGCGGCGAAGGCATCGAGGCCAGGGGCCCGTTGCCGGCCGACACCATGTTCCACGCCGCCGCGCGCAAGACCTATGACTGCGCGATCTGCATGTATCACGACCAGGCGCTGATCCCGATCAAGACGCTTGCCTTCGAGGACGCGGTCAACGTCACCCTGGGATTGCCGTTCATTCGCACCTCGCCGGACCACGGCACCGCCTTCGACATCGCCGGCACCGGCCGCGCCAATCCGTCGAGCCTGATCGCGGCGCTGCGGCTGGCCGCCCGCATGGCGGCGGCGCAGCCGGCATGA
- the rsmA gene encoding 16S rRNA (adenine(1518)-N(6)/adenine(1519)-N(6))-dimethyltransferase RsmA codes for MSAIDDLPPLREVIRQHSLSARKSLGQNFLLDLNLTARIARAAGPLEDATVIEIGPGPGGLTRALLALGARRVIAVERDERALGPLEQIGRRYPGRLEIICADAQTFDPRPLLGGQPAKIVANLPYNIATALLIDWLSIEPWPPWYDMMVLMFQREVAERIVARENDEAYGRLAVLANWRTETKILFDISPAAFVPQPKVTSSVVRLVPRKAPEPCDRRALEQVAAAAFGQRRKMLRQSLKSLSVDPARLAAAAQVDVTRRAETVPVSGFVAMARELINIRATKTS; via the coding sequence ATGAGCGCGATCGACGACCTGCCGCCGCTTCGCGAGGTCATTCGCCAGCATTCCCTGTCGGCCCGCAAGTCGCTCGGCCAGAATTTCCTGCTCGACCTCAACCTCACTGCGCGGATCGCACGCGCGGCAGGACCGCTGGAGGACGCGACGGTGATCGAGATCGGTCCCGGTCCCGGCGGCCTGACGCGCGCGCTGCTGGCGCTGGGCGCGCGGCGCGTCATCGCAGTGGAGCGCGACGAGCGCGCGCTTGGGCCGCTCGAACAGATCGGACGGCGGTATCCGGGACGGCTGGAGATCATCTGCGCCGACGCGCAGACCTTCGATCCACGGCCGTTGCTCGGCGGTCAACCGGCGAAGATCGTCGCCAACCTGCCCTACAACATCGCGACCGCGCTCCTGATCGACTGGCTATCGATCGAGCCGTGGCCGCCCTGGTACGACATGATGGTGCTGATGTTTCAGCGCGAAGTGGCCGAGCGCATCGTCGCGCGCGAGAACGACGAGGCCTATGGGCGGCTGGCGGTGCTGGCGAACTGGCGCACGGAGACGAAGATCCTGTTTGACATCTCTCCCGCGGCCTTCGTGCCGCAGCCCAAGGTCACCTCGTCGGTGGTGCGGCTGGTGCCGCGCAAGGCGCCTGAGCCGTGCGACCGCCGGGCGCTCGAGCAGGTGGCGGCGGCGGCGTTCGGCCAGCGGCGAAAAATGCTGCGGCAAAGCCTCAAATCGCTTTCCGTCGATCCGGCCCGGCTGGCCGCCGCCGCGCAGGTCGACGTCACGAGGCGCGCCGAAACCGTCCCGGTTTCCGGCTTTGTTGCCATGGCCCGTGAATTGATAAATATACGCGCGACAAAAACGTCCTGA